The following is a genomic window from Armatimonadota bacterium.
GCGCCCGCCACGACGAAGCACATCTCATCGGCTCGCCCGAGCCCTTGGATAAGCGTCGCCGCTTCCGCCTTCGCGCGCGCGAAACGGCTGGGGCGGACGTCACTCGCGCGCATGCTCGCCGACGTGTCGAGCACCACGGCGACGCAGCGACCGGACACGCCGGGCACGGTGACGTACGGTCGGGCCAGCGCGACGACGAGGCCCAGTGCCGCAAGGATCTGAAGCGCCATGAGCCAGTTGGCCCGCAGCCGGCGGAATGGCGCGTTCGCCTGCATTTCGCGCAGCGCCTGCCCCCACAGCATGAGCGACGACACGCGCCGATCCTGCCGCCGCAGCCGGAACAGGTAGAGCACGATGACGACCGCGACGACCGGGATCGCCCACAGCAGCGCGAGGGGCAACAGGAAGGGCATGTCAGGTCACCAGACGGCGCCGCCACAGCGCGCGCAGAGCCAGATCCTCAAACGACTCGCCGGCGGTCAGGAGCAGCCCGTTGATGCCGTAGCGCAGGCAGAAGCGGCTGAACTCGCTCTCGAATCCGGACAAGCGCTCGAGGTAGCCGCGCAGCAGGCCGCGCGTTACGCTGATCTCGCGCGTCTCCCCCGTTTCGCTGTCCACCAGGCGCAGATCGCCGGCGAGGTCCGGATTGATCTCCTCCGGCGCCAGCACTTGCATCGCCGTGATGTCGAACTTACGCTGCATCAGCGCCTTGAGGCCGTCCTGGTAGTCGGGAGCAAGGAAGTCGGAAATCACCACCGCGATCCCCGGCTTGCTCGCCTGCAGGGCAAAGGACTTGAGTGCGCCCGCGAAGTCGGTGCTGCCGCCGATCGGCACGCCCGAGAGCCAGCGGATGAACCGGGGCGCACATCCCCGGCCACGCAGCGGCCCCATGCTTTCCCCCAG
Proteins encoded in this region:
- a CDS encoding DUF58 domain-containing protein, which translates into the protein MAVVDADTAPRERDEDQALLSPEFLRRLERLRIVSRRTFLGRQRGERRSPRRGASVEFADFRNYVPGDDPRYLDWNACARLSRLFLKLFVEEEDLYVTVLLDTSESMAFGAPSKAHCAKQAAAAISYIALCSLDRLFVHGFAPRLGESMGPLRGRGCAPRFIRWLSGVPIGGSTDFAGALKSFALQASKPGIAVVISDFLAPDYQDGLKALMQRKFDITAMQVLAPEEINPDLAGDLRLVDSETGETREISVTRGLLRGYLERLSGFESEFSRFCLRYGINGLLLTAGESFEDLALRALWRRRLVT